A part of Dryobates pubescens isolate bDryPub1 chromosome 3, bDryPub1.pri, whole genome shotgun sequence genomic DNA contains:
- the LOC104304576 gene encoding LOW QUALITY PROTEIN: adhesion G-protein coupled receptor F2 (The sequence of the model RefSeq protein was modified relative to this genomic sequence to represent the inferred CDS: inserted 1 base in 1 codon), translated as MNVWVAHCLLLWAVHFFPAAPRNPLRVVSKESKPDNQQDACTNLTLCKDNGAICIQPCSPSFHGETSFVCEDRKWQMFTDSCASLDVQSLFQRISEHELLPNSEGHVGVAGGHLPFVGKGKPVHGKPGDGAKYFGADDHGNSNCQADFSCIIPDILSSPAIPGNIADIVELLKKISLLLSENVNREKMQSYSRIANHILNSSTISNWAFVKDRNASSVLLDSVNLFAGKLLLGNGSANIQEHFISTKGYSIHKNTSGKSFDFNMEFNNTGNITGHVVIPEEEFLKLPKSSKAISIAFPTLGAIIESNRLDPAFVNGMVLSVSLPEELRHVLLAFEKVKKLENAKAQCVGWHSTERQWDSRACRMKSENASSVVCICRHHRQTLKSFSILMSPSTLRSAVLDYITRVGLGLSIFSLVVCLAIEAVVWYHVTKTEITYMRHFCLVNIATSLLIADLLFILAEVFVHNTALNYQLCVAATFLLHFFYLALFFWMFTLGLLILYGLLFIFFKITRSVFIVAAFFIGYGCPLVISVLTVAITEPKRMYLRIGACWLNWHETKALLAFVIPALSIILVNMVVVVVVMVKTGRSSVGEGCKSQDLSNMIRISKNVALLTPLLGLTWGFGLATIVDSRSLAFHITFALLNAFQVSSLGWGIASQTXANLGKGCRPKRGW; from the exons ATGAATGTGTGGGTagcccactgcctgctcctgtgggCTGTGCACTTCTTCCCAGCTGCGCCACGCAACCCACTCAGG GTTGTCAGTAAGGAGTCAAAGCCTGATAATCAACAAG ATGCCTGTACAAATCTCACTCTCTGCAAAGACAACGGAGCCATTTGTATTCAACCTTGCTCTCCCTCCTTCCATGGGGAGACAAGCTTTGTCTGTGAAGACAGGAAGTGGCAAATGTTCACAGATTCTTGTGCAAGCCTCGATGTTCAGTCCCTTTTCCAG AGGATTTCTGAACATGAACTCCTTCCAAATTCTGAAGGACATGTTGGTGTTGCTGGAGGACACCTGCCTTTTGTAGGGAAAGGAAAGCCAGTGCATGGGAAGCCTGGAGATGGAGCAAAATATTTTGGTGCTGATGACCATGGGAACAGTAACTGCCAAGCTGACTTTTCATGCATCATCCCAGATATCCTGTCTTCACCAGCCATTCCAGGAAACATTGCTGATATAGTAGAACTGCTAAAGAAGATTTCTCTGCTGTTATCAGAGAACGTCAACAGAGAAAAAATGCAG AGTTACAGCAGAATAGCAAACCATATTCTGAACAGCTCCACCATTTCCAACTGGGCTTTTGTAAAGGACAGGAATGCCAGTTCAGTATTACTGGACTCAGTGAATTTATTTGCTGGGAAACTTCTCCTTGGGAATGGATCGGCAAATATACAGGAGCACTTCATCTCTACAAAAGGCTACAGCATACATAAAAATACTTCAGGAAAGAGCTTTGATTTTAACATGGAGTTCAACAACACAGGCAATATCACTGGGCATGTGGTCATTCCAGAAGAAGAGTTTCTGAAGTTACCCAAGAGTTCCAAAGCCATCAGCATTGCATTTCCAACGCTTGGAGCCATTATAGAAAGCAACCGTTTGGACCCCGCTTTTGTGAATGGCATGGTGTTATCAGTGTCTCTGCCAGAAGAGCTTCGACATGTTCTACTCGCCTTTGAAAAGGTGAAGAAACTGGAGAATGCCAAGGCTCAGTGCGTGGGCTGGCATTCTACTGAAAGGCAGTGGGATAGCAGGGCATGCCGCATGAAGTCTGAGAACGCTAGCAGTGTTGTTTGCATCTGCAGGCATCACCGTCAGACATTGAAATCCTTCTCCATCCTGATGTCCCCCAGCACACTGCGCAGTGCAGTGCTGGATTACATTACACGTGTAGGGCTAGGCCTGTCCATTTTTAGCTTGGTTGTCTGCCTTGCAATCGAGGCTGTTGTCTGGTACCACGTTACCAAAACTGAAATAACCTACATGCGCCACTTCTGTTTGGTCAACATTGCCACATCGCTTCTCATCGCTGATCTTTTGTTCATCTTGGCAGAAGTTTTTGTGCACAATACAGCTCTGAACTACCAGTTGTGTGTAGCAGCCACTTTTCTCCTCCACTTTTTTTATCTTGCCTTATTTTTCTGGATGTTTACCCTGGGCCTCTTGATTCTCTAtggattattatttattttttttaagataacAAGATCTGTATTCATAGTTGCAGCATTCTTCATTGGATATGGATGTCCCTTGGTTATATCTGTCCTCACAGTTGCTATTACTGAACCTAAACGTATGTATTTAAGGATTGGAGCCTGCTGGCTCAACTGGCATGAGACGAAAGCTCTTTTGGCCTTTGTTATACCTGCTCTGAGCATCATTCTTGTAAatatggtggtggtggtggtggttatgGTGAAGACTGGGAGATCCTCAGTTGGAGAAGGCTGCAAGTCACAAGATTTGAGCAACATGATCCGAATTAGCAAAAATGTTGCTCTTCTGACACCTCTTCTGGGTCTCACCTGGGGTTTTGGATTAGCAACAATAGTTGACAGTCGCTCTCTGGCATTCCATATTACATTTGCTCTGCTGAATGCCTTCCAGGTAAGCTCTTTGGGATGGGGAATAGCATCCCAGA TTGCTAACTTGGGAAAAGGTTGCAGACCTAAGAGGGGCTGGTAA